One segment of Streptomyces sp. TG1A-8 DNA contains the following:
- a CDS encoding xanthine dehydrogenase family protein subunit M, whose translation MTTHTPQAAQAVTLPTTLDEAVAALAALPTAVPVAGGTDLMAAVNSGQLRPAALVGLGRISEIRGWQYQDGHALLGAGLTHARMGRPDFAALIPALAAAARAAGPPHIRNAGTLGGNIASAAPTGDALPVLAALEATLIIAGPGGARREVPVSHLLAGVDMLRGGELIGYVRVPLLHAPQVFLKATGRTGPGRAAASVALVLDPARRGVRCAVGAIAPMPLRPLEAEQWVAQLIDWDNDRTLVPEALHAFGEYVAAACIPDPVPEPDGSVVPLPPAVLHLRRTVAALARRALGRALS comes from the coding sequence TTGACCACGCACACACCGCAGGCGGCGCAGGCCGTCACGCTGCCCACGACACTGGACGAGGCCGTGGCGGCCCTGGCCGCCCTGCCCACCGCCGTCCCCGTGGCGGGCGGCACCGACCTGATGGCCGCCGTCAACTCCGGTCAGCTCCGGCCCGCCGCCCTGGTCGGACTCGGGCGGATCAGCGAGATCCGCGGCTGGCAGTACCAGGACGGCCACGCCCTGCTCGGCGCGGGCCTCACCCACGCCCGCATGGGCCGCCCCGACTTCGCGGCCCTGATCCCGGCGCTCGCCGCCGCCGCGCGCGCCGCCGGCCCGCCGCACATCCGCAACGCCGGCACCCTCGGCGGCAACATCGCCTCCGCCGCCCCCACCGGGGACGCGCTGCCGGTGCTGGCCGCCCTGGAGGCGACGCTGATCATCGCGGGCCCGGGCGGAGCACGCCGGGAGGTCCCGGTGTCGCACCTGCTGGCCGGCGTGGACATGCTGCGCGGCGGCGAACTCATCGGCTACGTGCGCGTGCCGCTGCTGCACGCCCCCCAGGTCTTCCTGAAGGCGACCGGACGCACCGGCCCCGGCCGCGCGGCGGCCTCCGTCGCCCTCGTGCTCGACCCCGCCCGGCGCGGGGTGCGGTGCGCCGTCGGCGCCATAGCGCCGATGCCGCTGCGCCCCCTGGAGGCCGAGCAGTGGGTCGCGCAGCTCATCGACTGGGACAACGACCGCACGCTCGTCCCCGAGGCCCTGCACGCCTTCGGCGAGTACGTCGCCGCGGCCTGCATCCCCGACCCGGTCCCCGAACCCGACGGCTCCGTGGTCCCGCTTCCGCCCGCCGTACTGCACCTGCGGCGCACCGTCGCCGCGCTGGCCCGACGAGCACTGGGGAGGGCGCTGTCGTGA
- a CDS encoding DUF3039 domain-containing protein, which translates to MSTLEPERGTGTGTLVEPTPQVSHGDGDHERFAHYVQKDKIMASALDGTPVVALCGKVWVPGRDPKKYPVCPMCKEIYESMGNGGGDEGGKDK; encoded by the coding sequence ATGAGCACTCTCGAGCCCGAGCGCGGGACTGGTACGGGGACCCTCGTAGAGCCGACGCCGCAGGTCTCCCACGGCGACGGTGACCACGAGCGCTTCGCCCACTACGTCCAGAAGGACAAGATCATGGCGAGCGCCCTCGACGGCACCCCCGTCGTGGCGCTGTGCGGCAAGGTGTGGGTGCCGGGCCGCGACCCGAAGAAGTACCCCGTGTGCCCCATGTGCAAGGAGATCTACGAGTCCATGGGCAACGGCGGCGGCGACGAGGGCGGCAAGGACAAGTAA
- a CDS encoding beta-N-acetylhexosaminidase: protein MSELIPAPRAVEGPMRCAVVLGRGTTLWAAPGTDGTERWLRSTLGAALGLPLAPGPEGRGDSVRLYLDDGLEPEAYRLRVITGRGVEIRGGDAAGLFWGAQTLRQLLGPDAFRRAPLRPGARHVIPHQVVEDAPRFRWRGLMLDVARHFMPKEGVLRYLDLMAAHKLNVLHLHLTDDQGWRIEIERYPRLTGVASWRARTKFGHRASPLWDDRPHGGHYTRDDVREIVAYAAERHITVVPEIDVPGHSQAAIAAYPHLGNTDVVDTAALAVWDTWGVSPNVLAPTDATLRFYEGVFEEVLELFPSEFVHVGGDECPKDQWRRSPAAQARIAELGLADEEELQSWFVGHFGAWLAARGRRLIGWDEILEGGPAEGAAVSSWRGYGGGVAAARAGHDVVMCPEQHVYLDHRQHPGADEPVPVGFVRTLEDVYRFEPVPAQLTEAEARHVLGTQANVWTETMEDAARVDYQTFPRLAAFAEVAWSRLPAPGQRDFADFERRMTAHYRRLDALGVAYRPPSGPRPWQRRPGVLGRPLDGPPPHR, encoded by the coding sequence GTGAGCGAACTGATCCCGGCGCCGCGCGCCGTCGAGGGCCCGATGCGCTGCGCGGTGGTCCTCGGCCGGGGCACCACCCTGTGGGCCGCCCCCGGTACGGACGGCACCGAGCGCTGGCTGCGCTCCACGCTCGGCGCCGCCCTCGGCCTGCCCCTGGCGCCCGGGCCCGAGGGCCGCGGCGACTCGGTGCGCCTGTACCTGGACGACGGCCTGGAGCCGGAGGCGTACCGGCTCCGCGTGATCACCGGCCGGGGTGTCGAGATCCGGGGCGGCGACGCGGCCGGGCTCTTCTGGGGCGCGCAGACGCTGCGCCAGCTGCTCGGCCCCGACGCCTTCCGGCGCGCCCCCCTGCGCCCCGGCGCCCGCCACGTGATCCCGCACCAGGTCGTCGAGGACGCGCCCCGGTTCCGCTGGCGCGGCCTGATGCTCGACGTCGCCCGGCACTTCATGCCCAAGGAAGGCGTCCTGCGCTACCTGGACCTGATGGCCGCGCACAAACTCAACGTCCTCCACCTCCACCTGACGGACGACCAGGGCTGGCGGATCGAGATCGAGCGGTACCCCCGGCTGACCGGCGTCGCCTCCTGGCGCGCACGGACGAAATTCGGCCACCGGGCCTCACCCCTGTGGGACGACCGGCCGCACGGCGGCCACTACACCCGGGACGACGTCCGGGAGATCGTCGCCTACGCCGCCGAGCGGCACATCACCGTCGTCCCGGAGATCGACGTACCGGGCCACTCGCAGGCCGCCATCGCCGCGTACCCGCACCTGGGCAACACCGACGTCGTCGACACCGCCGCCCTCGCCGTCTGGGACACCTGGGGCGTCTCGCCCAACGTCCTGGCGCCCACCGACGCCACCCTGCGTTTCTACGAAGGGGTTTTCGAGGAGGTACTGGAGCTGTTCCCGTCGGAATTCGTGCACGTCGGCGGTGACGAATGCCCCAAGGACCAGTGGCGGCGGTCACCCGCGGCCCAGGCGCGCATCGCGGAACTCGGCCTCGCGGACGAGGAGGAGCTGCAGTCCTGGTTCGTCGGCCACTTCGGCGCCTGGCTCGCCGCGCGCGGGCGCCGCCTCATCGGCTGGGACGAGATCCTGGAGGGCGGGCCCGCCGAGGGGGCCGCGGTGTCCTCCTGGCGCGGCTACGGAGGCGGTGTGGCCGCCGCGCGGGCCGGCCACGACGTCGTCATGTGTCCGGAACAGCACGTCTACCTGGACCACCGTCAACACCCGGGCGCTGACGAGCCCGTGCCCGTCGGCTTCGTGCGCACCCTGGAGGACGTCTACCGGTTCGAACCCGTCCCGGCCCAGCTCACCGAGGCCGAGGCCCGGCACGTGCTCGGCACCCAGGCCAACGTCTGGACCGAGACGATGGAGGACGCCGCGCGCGTGGACTACCAGACGTTCCCCCGGCTCGCCGCCTTCGCCGAGGTGGCCTGGAGTCGCCTGCCCGCCCCCGGGCAGCGGGACTTCGCGGACTTCGAGCGCCGGATGACCGCCCACTACCGGCGACTCGACGCCCTCGGCGTCGCCTACCGGCCACCGTCCGGGCCCCGGCCCTGGCAGCGCCGTCCAGGCGTGCTCGGCCGTCCGCTCGACGGGCCGCCCCCGCACCGGTGA
- a CDS encoding 2Fe-2S iron-sulfur cluster-binding protein produces the protein MTDDQHGEGASRSGGRWDPLPQGDYDDGATAFVELPEGGIDALLSADSPLAAPGHGYVPPPINAAPGAADPAAHGAWGTPADGHRWPDPNAAPQDRGADDRFTYRPGSTQHWAYGEPAAPPAAGHDVTGQWSIPVAGGDLPDESGEFTTSALVEQWGGTPPATLPGGASAPWATEPQGQSWGRPEQTQEAGTAHAAPPRDEHAGTGPHGHAPAYQDPGPYADPAAYGDHEAYGEEAYGDPEAYGDPGTGPGAYADPGAQAAPDAHVGHGAHAPEGFAPDGTHAGHPADHAPAPAYGPGDAPAGDAAGSGHEPGGAADPAGRAEPAETSADGGPAGGHGPADDPGHAPAPGGGHEHARAPEGPPAGPADDAGPAGPAPTAAEAAGTEHTSVAGPAAVVDAGGTVADAGGAAAPADAPVPDGAPEEGNAPDAPDAPDEPDERDERDAPPAGGPSADGPAADDPSAAGTAHPVRPAGADHAAGTEAAGPGAPAAEDGRGDPAAAPLPPHDDHPLASYVLRVNGADRPVGDAWIGESLLYVLRERLGLAGAKDGCSQGECGACNVQVDGRLVASCLVPAVTAAGSEVRTVEGLATDGRPSDVQRALARCGAVQCGFCVPGMAMTLHDLLEGNPAPTELEARQALCGNLCRCSGYRGVLDAVKEVVAEREAHIAADAEPDGDEARIPHQAGPGAGGVHASAFGSTGLFDSPGTFGTPGRTPAPDPQGQHEQHDPQGQHDPHDQHYGQDGGQV, from the coding sequence GTGACCGACGACCAGCACGGAGAGGGCGCGTCCCGCAGCGGCGGCCGCTGGGACCCGCTGCCCCAGGGCGACTACGACGACGGCGCCACCGCCTTCGTCGAGCTGCCCGAGGGCGGCATCGACGCCCTGCTGTCCGCCGACAGCCCGCTGGCCGCGCCTGGCCACGGCTACGTGCCGCCGCCGATCAACGCGGCCCCGGGAGCGGCCGACCCCGCCGCCCACGGCGCCTGGGGGACGCCCGCGGACGGTCACCGGTGGCCCGATCCGAACGCCGCCCCCCAGGACCGGGGCGCGGACGACCGGTTCACGTACCGGCCCGGCTCCACCCAGCACTGGGCCTACGGGGAGCCCGCGGCCCCGCCCGCCGCCGGGCACGACGTCACCGGGCAGTGGTCCATCCCCGTCGCCGGCGGCGACCTCCCGGACGAATCGGGCGAGTTCACCACGTCCGCCCTGGTCGAACAGTGGGGCGGCACCCCTCCGGCCACCCTCCCCGGCGGCGCCTCCGCGCCCTGGGCGACGGAGCCCCAGGGGCAGTCCTGGGGACGGCCGGAGCAGACGCAGGAGGCCGGGACGGCCCACGCGGCACCGCCGCGGGACGAGCACGCCGGGACGGGCCCGCACGGTCACGCGCCGGCGTACCAGGACCCCGGCCCGTATGCCGACCCCGCCGCGTACGGCGATCACGAGGCGTACGGCGAAGAGGCGTACGGCGATCCCGAGGCCTACGGCGATCCCGGCACGGGGCCGGGCGCGTACGCCGACCCCGGTGCGCAGGCCGCCCCCGACGCCCACGTCGGCCACGGCGCGCACGCGCCCGAGGGGTTCGCGCCCGACGGGACGCACGCCGGCCACCCGGCCGACCACGCGCCCGCACCCGCGTACGGGCCGGGGGACGCGCCCGCAGGAGACGCCGCGGGCTCCGGCCACGAGCCCGGCGGGGCCGCGGACCCGGCCGGCCGGGCGGAACCGGCGGAGACGAGTGCCGACGGCGGTCCCGCGGGCGGCCACGGCCCCGCGGACGACCCCGGCCACGCACCCGCCCCGGGCGGCGGTCACGAGCACGCACGGGCCCCCGAGGGCCCCCCGGCCGGCCCGGCGGACGACGCCGGGCCGGCCGGGCCCGCGCCGACGGCCGCGGAGGCGGCCGGCACGGAGCACACCTCGGTGGCCGGCCCCGCCGCGGTGGTTGACGCGGGCGGCACGGTGGCCGACGCCGGCGGTGCGGCGGCCCCGGCGGACGCGCCCGTCCCGGACGGCGCGCCGGAGGAGGGGAACGCCCCCGATGCGCCGGACGCGCCCGACGAGCCGGACGAACGCGACGAGCGGGACGCCCCGCCGGCGGGCGGCCCCTCGGCCGACGGCCCTGCCGCGGACGACCCGTCGGCGGCAGGGACGGCTCACCCCGTCCGGCCGGCCGGGGCGGACCACGCCGCCGGGACCGAGGCCGCCGGCCCCGGCGCCCCGGCCGCCGAGGACGGCCGGGGGGACCCGGCCGCCGCCCCCCTCCCGCCCCACGACGACCACCCCCTCGCCTCCTACGTGCTGCGCGTCAACGGCGCCGACCGGCCCGTCGGCGACGCCTGGATCGGCGAGTCCCTGCTGTACGTCCTGCGGGAGCGGCTCGGGCTCGCGGGGGCCAAGGACGGCTGCTCGCAGGGCGAGTGCGGGGCCTGCAACGTGCAGGTCGACGGCCGCCTGGTGGCCTCCTGCCTGGTCCCGGCGGTCACCGCGGCCGGCAGCGAGGTCCGCACCGTCGAGGGCCTGGCCACCGACGGGCGGCCCTCCGACGTGCAGCGGGCGCTCGCCAGGTGCGGCGCCGTGCAGTGCGGCTTCTGCGTGCCCGGCATGGCGATGACCCTGCACGACCTGCTGGAGGGCAACCCGGCGCCGACCGAGCTGGAGGCCCGGCAGGCCCTGTGCGGCAACCTGTGCCGCTGCTCGGGCTACCGGGGCGTGCTGGACGCCGTCAAGGAGGTCGTCGCCGAACGTGAGGCGCACATCGCCGCCGACGCCGAGCCGGACGGCGACGAGGCACGTATCCCGCACCAGGCGGGCCCCGGCGCCGGCGGTGTCCACGCCTCGGCGTTCGGGTCGACGGGTCTCTTCGACAGCCCCGGCACCTTCGGCACCCCGGGCCGCACCCCGGCGCCGGACCCGCAGGGCCAGCACGAACAGCACGACCCGCAGGGCCAGCACGATCCGCACGACCAGCACTACGGCCAGGACGGAGGCCAGGTGTGA